The following proteins come from a genomic window of Methylorubrum populi:
- a CDS encoding DUF6504 family protein, translated as MRRVVSLYLPSWPTDRLRRSGSAAPPQGEPLVTVAQDGARRGLAGVDTAARRLGLHPGMSAAHAQALVPGLHLVPADEAADAAALERLGLWCQRYAPIVALDPPDGLMIDITGAAHLHGGEAPLLADLSVRLERTGIAARLALADTPGCAWGVARFGEGGIVLRGEAGQAIAGLPVAALRLDFGAVRALQDVGITRVGHLLDKPRSSLRLRFGAELLFRLDRALGREPEPLTALAAPETPRVALRFAEPVGARESLERIVADLCARLVPELERRGLGARRLDLVFARVDRLDQAIRIGTARPSRDARHLARLLAECLSLVDPGFGIEEAVLSASRVEPLAERQDSHLAAGPQAPDLAALVDTLLVRLGAARVYRLAPVESDLPERAVRRVPALADPLGAVWPADLPRPARLLAPPEPVTAVAEIPDAPPLFFVWRNTRHAIARADGPERILGEWWVAEAEADLTRDYYRVETEAGERFWLFRDGPMEAQGRWWLHGLGEA; from the coding sequence ATGCGCAGGGTCGTCTCGCTCTACCTGCCGTCCTGGCCGACCGACCGGCTGCGCCGGAGCGGGTCCGCCGCGCCGCCGCAGGGTGAGCCCCTCGTCACCGTGGCGCAGGACGGCGCCCGGCGCGGGCTGGCCGGCGTGGACACCGCCGCCCGCCGCCTCGGCCTGCATCCCGGCATGAGTGCCGCCCACGCCCAGGCGCTGGTGCCCGGCCTGCACCTCGTCCCCGCCGACGAGGCCGCCGACGCGGCGGCGCTAGAGCGGCTCGGCCTGTGGTGCCAGCGCTACGCGCCGATCGTCGCCCTCGACCCGCCCGACGGGCTGATGATCGACATCACCGGCGCCGCCCATCTCCACGGCGGCGAGGCGCCCCTGCTCGCCGACCTGTCCGTGCGTCTGGAGCGGACGGGAATCGCTGCGCGGCTGGCGCTCGCCGACACGCCGGGCTGCGCCTGGGGTGTGGCCCGCTTCGGCGAGGGCGGGATCGTGCTCCGGGGCGAGGCGGGGCAGGCGATCGCGGGGCTGCCGGTGGCGGCCCTGCGTCTCGACTTCGGGGCGGTGCGGGCGTTGCAGGACGTCGGCATCACTCGCGTGGGCCATCTCCTCGACAAGCCGCGGTCGTCGCTCAGGCTGCGCTTCGGCGCCGAGTTGCTGTTCCGCCTCGACCGGGCGCTGGGCCGCGAGCCGGAGCCGCTGACGGCGCTCGCCGCGCCCGAGACGCCGCGCGTGGCCCTGCGCTTCGCCGAGCCGGTCGGCGCCCGCGAGAGCCTGGAGCGGATCGTGGCCGACCTCTGCGCCCGGCTCGTGCCGGAACTGGAGCGGCGCGGTCTCGGCGCGCGCCGCCTCGACCTCGTCTTCGCCCGCGTGGACCGCCTCGATCAGGCGATCCGCATCGGCACGGCGCGGCCGAGCCGCGATGCGCGCCACCTCGCCCGGCTGCTCGCCGAGTGCCTGTCCCTGGTCGATCCCGGCTTCGGCATCGAGGAGGCGGTCCTGTCCGCCTCCCGCGTCGAGCCCCTGGCCGAGCGTCAGGATTCCCATCTTGCCGCCGGCCCGCAGGCGCCGGACCTCGCCGCCCTGGTCGATACCCTGCTGGTGCGCCTCGGCGCGGCGCGGGTCTACCGGCTGGCCCCCGTGGAGAGCGATCTGCCCGAGCGGGCGGTGCGCCGCGTGCCGGCGCTCGCCGATCCCCTCGGCGCGGTCTGGCCCGCCGACCTACCGCGCCCGGCCCGCCTCCTGGCACCCCCCGAGCCGGTCACGGCCGTGGCCGAGATCCCCGACGCCCCGCCGCTGTTCTTCGTCTGGCGCAACACCCGCCACGCGATCGCCCGGGCCGACGGGCCGGAGCGCATCCTCGGCGAGTGGTGGGTGGCGGAGGCGGAGGCCGACCTCACCCGGGACTATTACCGGGTCGAGACGGAAGCCGGTGAGCGCTTCTGGCTGTTCCGCGACGGGCCGATGGAGGCACAGGGCCGCTGGTGGCTGCACGGGCTCGGCGAGGCGTGA
- a CDS encoding error-prone DNA polymerase, with product MSIPELQVTTHFSFLRGASSPEELFSAASLLGIPALGITDHGSLAGMVRAHQAAKVTGVRLVVGCRLDLDDFSSPLLVYPTDRAAYGRLCRLLSLGKARGGKGRCRLTWRDVEAWQEGLFAILLAERPEPTLPGNLVQLKKTFGARASCALTRRFRPDDADRLDAVAAAARAARVPCVATGDILYHVAGRRRLQDVVTCIRLGLTIDRAGFAKERHADRFLKPPDETARLFARFPEALARAGEIAAACRFSLDDLAYTYPTETREDGLSPQERLEVLTWAGAKRRYPAGVPEAVTRQLRHELDLIGRLAYAPYFLTVESIVRFANEQKILCQGRGSAANSAVCFCLGITSIDPIRQNLLFERFVSEARREPPDIDVDFEHERREEVIQWIFQTYGRHRSALTAIVSRFRSRGALREVGKVMGLPEDVTGALNRLTWSWSSEGVGERELRELNLNPEDRRLRLTLEIARELIGTPRHLSQHPGGFVLTLDRLDELVPVEPAAMADRQVIEWDKDDIDALKFMKVDVLGLGMLGCLRRAFDLLAEVKNDPHDLASIPSKDEPTFAMIRRADTLGVFQIESRAQMAMLPRMAPKEFYDLVIEVAIVRPGPIQGDMVHPYLRRREKLEEVTYPTPELKAVLEKTLGVPLFQEQAMQVAMVGAGFSATEADELRRSMATFKFTGGVHRFQTRLVEGMIANGYARDFAERTFKQLEGFGSYGFPESHAASFALLAYASSWMKCHHPDVFCAALLNAQPMGFYAPAQIVRDARAHGVVIRPLDVNYSDWDCTLESLGDGRKLFAVRLGLRLAGGLAERDGQRLVAARGGRPFTSLPELADRSGIPAAGLTCLVRADAFRSLGLNRREAAWATKALGPDALPLFAALPEPSAPMAVEPPVTLPAMSAGGEVVADYCAKGLSLRAHPLAFLRGTLAGLGARPCAALDRAGNGASIVVAGIVLMRQRPGSAKGTMFMTLEDETGIANLIVRPELFDRQRRVVLGARLMACRGRVQRVGDVVHLVAAELYDRSGLLRRIDEDEAVIALRTGRGDETGQGARPDPRASALPVRARNFR from the coding sequence GTGAGCATTCCGGAGCTTCAGGTCACGACGCATTTCTCCTTCCTGCGCGGCGCCTCGAGCCCGGAGGAGCTGTTTTCCGCAGCAAGCCTGCTCGGCATCCCGGCGCTCGGGATCACCGATCACGGCTCGCTCGCGGGGATGGTGCGGGCGCATCAGGCGGCCAAGGTCACGGGCGTGCGCCTCGTCGTCGGCTGCCGGCTCGACCTCGATGATTTTTCCTCGCCGCTGCTGGTCTATCCGACCGACCGGGCCGCCTACGGCCGGCTCTGCCGCCTGCTCAGCCTGGGCAAGGCCCGCGGCGGCAAGGGCCGCTGCCGCCTGACATGGCGCGATGTCGAAGCGTGGCAGGAGGGGCTTTTCGCCATTTTGCTCGCCGAACGGCCGGAGCCGACGCTGCCGGGCAATCTCGTCCAACTCAAAAAAACATTCGGTGCCCGCGCCTCCTGCGCCCTGACCCGCCGCTTCCGGCCCGACGACGCCGACCGGCTCGACGCCGTGGCCGCCGCCGCCCGCGCCGCGCGGGTGCCCTGTGTCGCCACCGGCGACATCCTCTACCATGTCGCCGGCCGGCGCCGGCTTCAGGACGTGGTCACCTGCATCCGGCTCGGCCTCACCATCGACCGGGCGGGGTTTGCCAAGGAGCGCCACGCCGACCGCTTCCTCAAGCCCCCGGACGAGACCGCGCGCCTGTTCGCCCGCTTTCCCGAGGCGCTGGCGCGAGCGGGCGAGATCGCCGCCGCCTGCCGTTTCTCGCTGGACGACCTCGCCTACACCTACCCCACGGAGACCCGCGAGGACGGGCTCTCGCCGCAGGAGCGCCTGGAGGTCCTGACCTGGGCCGGCGCGAAACGGCGCTATCCGGCCGGCGTGCCGGAGGCGGTTACGCGCCAGCTGCGCCACGAACTCGACCTGATCGGGCGTCTCGCCTACGCCCCCTACTTCCTCACGGTCGAATCGATCGTCCGTTTCGCGAACGAGCAGAAGATTTTGTGCCAGGGGCGCGGCTCGGCGGCCAATTCCGCGGTCTGCTTCTGCCTCGGCATCACCTCGATCGATCCGATCCGGCAGAACCTGCTGTTCGAGCGCTTCGTGTCGGAGGCGCGCCGCGAGCCGCCCGACATCGACGTCGATTTCGAGCACGAGCGCCGCGAGGAGGTGATCCAGTGGATCTTCCAGACCTACGGCCGCCACCGCTCCGCGCTCACCGCCATCGTCAGCCGCTTCCGCTCGCGGGGGGCGCTCCGCGAGGTCGGCAAGGTGATGGGCCTGCCCGAGGACGTGACCGGCGCCCTCAACCGCCTGACCTGGTCCTGGAGCAGCGAGGGCGTCGGCGAGCGCGAATTGCGCGAACTCAACCTCAATCCCGAGGATCGGCGCCTGCGCCTGACGCTCGAGATCGCCCGCGAGCTGATCGGCACCCCGCGCCACCTCTCCCAGCATCCCGGCGGCTTCGTGCTGACGCTGGACCGGCTCGACGAACTGGTGCCGGTCGAGCCGGCGGCGATGGCCGACCGCCAGGTCATCGAGTGGGACAAGGACGACATCGACGCCCTCAAGTTCATGAAGGTCGACGTGCTCGGGCTCGGCATGCTCGGCTGCCTGCGCCGCGCCTTCGATTTGCTGGCCGAGGTCAAGAACGACCCGCACGACCTCGCCTCGATCCCCTCAAAGGATGAGCCGACCTTCGCGATGATCCGGCGCGCCGACACCCTCGGCGTCTTCCAGATCGAGAGCCGCGCGCAGATGGCGATGCTGCCGCGGATGGCTCCGAAAGAATTCTACGACCTCGTGATCGAGGTGGCGATCGTGCGCCCCGGCCCGATCCAGGGCGACATGGTCCACCCTTATCTGCGGCGCAGGGAAAAGCTTGAAGAGGTGACCTACCCGACGCCCGAGCTGAAGGCGGTGCTGGAGAAGACGCTGGGCGTGCCGCTGTTCCAGGAGCAGGCGATGCAGGTGGCGATGGTCGGCGCCGGCTTCTCGGCCACGGAGGCCGACGAACTGCGCCGCTCCATGGCGACCTTCAAGTTCACCGGCGGCGTGCACCGCTTCCAGACACGGCTGGTCGAGGGCATGATCGCCAACGGCTACGCCCGGGATTTCGCCGAGCGTACCTTCAAGCAGCTCGAAGGTTTTGGGTCCTACGGCTTCCCTGAGAGCCACGCCGCCTCCTTCGCGCTGCTCGCCTACGCTTCCTCCTGGATGAAGTGCCACCATCCGGACGTCTTCTGCGCCGCGCTCCTCAACGCGCAGCCGATGGGCTTCTACGCGCCCGCGCAGATCGTCCGCGACGCCCGCGCCCACGGCGTCGTGATCCGTCCCCTCGACGTGAATTATTCGGATTGGGACTGCACCCTCGAATCCCTCGGTGATGGCCGAAAACTGTTTGCCGTGCGCCTGGGCCTGCGCCTTGCGGGCGGCCTGGCCGAACGGGACGGGCAGCGCCTCGTGGCGGCGCGCGGCGGGCGGCCCTTCACCTCCCTGCCCGAACTGGCGGACCGATCCGGCATCCCGGCCGCCGGCCTGACCTGCCTCGTGCGGGCCGACGCGTTCCGTTCGCTGGGGCTGAACCGGCGCGAGGCCGCTTGGGCGACCAAGGCCTTGGGCCCTGACGCCCTGCCCCTCTTCGCCGCCCTGCCGGAACCGTCCGCGCCGATGGCGGTCGAGCCGCCTGTGACCCTGCCGGCGATGAGCGCGGGCGGCGAGGTGGTGGCCGATTACTGCGCCAAGGGCCTCAGCCTGCGCGCCCACCCCCTCGCCTTCCTGCGGGGGACGCTGGCCGGTCTGGGGGCGCGGCCCTGCGCGGCGCTCGATCGGGCGGGCAACGGCGCGTCGATCGTCGTGGCCGGCATCGTGTTGATGCGCCAGCGGCCGGGCTCGGCCAAGGGCACGATGTTCATGACCCTGGAGGACGAGACCGGCATCGCCAACCTGATCGTCCGGCCCGAACTGTTCGACCGCCAGCGCCGGGTCGTGCTCGGCGCCCGGCTGATGGCCTGCCGCGGCCGGGTGCAGAGGGTCGGCGACGTCGTCCACCTCGTGGCGGCGGAACTCTACGACCGCTCCGGCCTGCTACGACGGATCGACGAGGACGAGGCGGTCATCGCGCTCCGCACCGGCCGCGGCGACGAGACCGGCCAGGGCGCCCGGCCCGACCCGCGGGCGTCGGCGCTGCCGGTGCGGGCGCGGAATTTCCGGTAG